DNA from Kitasatospora acidiphila:
TCGATCCGCTGCTCAGCGGCGACCACCGCCTCGAAGCGCTCGGCCAGCTCAGGCGCCTCCGCGGGCACTTCTGTCTGCACCGGTACCATCACCACTCCTCCCGACTGACCATTCGGTCGGTTCCATTCTGTAGCGAACCACGTACCGATGACAAGGACAATCGGAGACGAAACGGGGGCGGGCTTGGCGCCCGCCCCCATTCGTTCCTGCTGGTGGCCCGCAGCGGCTATCTCCGCCGGCCCACCAGCCCGGGCAGCGGCGCCGCGAGCAGGCCCGCGAGCAGCGCGAGCCGCGGGGCCAACTGGTCGAGCCTGATCCGCTCGTCCCTGGCGTGCGCGCCGGCACCGACCGCGCCGAGGCCGTCCAGGGTGGGCAGGCCGCGCGCGCCCGCCAGGTTGGTGTCGCCGGCCCCGCCCGCCGGGGCACCGCCCAGCTGCTGGCCGAAGGTCGCGGCCAGCCGCCGCACGTGCTGCAGCAACTGGTTGTCCTCGTGCCGCTCCGGCCAGGCCGGACGGCTGGAGAGCACCTCGGTGGTGACCAGGGCGCCGCTGCGGTGCGCCGTCAGGTGGGCCAGCGTGTCCAGCGTGCTGGCCTGCGCCTCCGGCGTCGAGAAGCGCAGCCCGAGCTCGGCCTCCGCCTGGCCGGCCACCACGTTCGCCCGGGTCCCCCCACGGATCCGGCCGGTGTTCAGTTCGGTGCCCGGCTGGTGGCCCAGCTGGTCGCGGATCTCGACCAACTGGTCGACCAGCTCGTCGACGGCCGAGGTGCCGTCCTCGGCGTGGTTGCCGGCGTGCGCCTCGTGCCCGGTGACCATCAGCCGCACCCGGGTCGAGCCCCGGCGCGCGGTCTTCAGGCTGCCGTCGTCGTGGGGCGGCTCCAGGCCCAGCACGGCGGCGGCGCCCCGCAGCTGCCGCTCCACCACCCGTCGGCCGTCCGGGCTGCCGACCTCCTCGTCCGCGGTGATCACCATCCGCACCGGGCGGTGCGGGCGCATCCCGAGGTCGCCGAGCAGCGCGAAGGCGCCCTCCAGCAGGGCCAGTCCGGCCTTCATGTCGAGCACGCCGGGCCCGCTCAGCAGGCCGTCGTGCTCCTGCACCGGCCAGTCGGCCAGGGTGCCGGCCGGCCAGACGGTGTCGTGGTGGCCGACGAACAGCAGGTGCGGCAGGTCCTCGTGCTGACCCGGCCACTCCAGCAGCAGGTGGTCGCCGGCCGGCCCCGGCTCGCGGCGGACCGTGGCGCCGGTGGCCCGGTATCCGGTCGCGAGCTCCTCGGCCAGCTGGTTGAGTCGCTCGGCATCCCCGCTCGGTGACTCGATCTCGGCCAGCGTGGTGAGGCGGCGGCGGACCGCGCCGGTCAGGGTGCGGGCCCTTGCGGTGAGGGTGCCCGGCAGGCCGGGCAGTGCCTCGGCCCTGGGGAGTGGGTCACCACCCGGCTCCGCGGGCGCGGCGGGCGTCGCCGGGGTGTCCCCGGTCAGCGCCTGCGGGCCGGGCAGCTGGCTGGCGGTGTTGGCGCTCACCGGGCACCTCCGCGACAGCCGCGCGTACTCGGCGAACCGATACGCGGCAGCACCGTGCGTGGTGTGGTGGAACGGCTGGTCGACATTGCGTCCTCCTCGCTCGATCCGGCGGCCCCGGCTCGACCGGGACCCCCGTGGGCAGCGCCTCCAGGCGGCGGCGCGGGTTGTCACCGTGGCCGGGGAAGCCGAAGCGAGCCTAGAAGAACGCACTGGTCCCAGGCGAGGTGCCCCTGCCCGGCGCACGGACGCCACGGCCGCGCCGTCCCGTGCCGCGGCGTGCGGCAGCCGGTCGGCCGACCCCGGATCCGGCCGGTGAGCACCTGATCACGCCCACTCCTCCACGATGGACCTCGCGGCCCGCTTCGGCCCGACGAAGCGCGAACGGACCGCCGATCCATGCCGGATGGGTGACAGTCGAACGCATCCGGGCAGCACGCGGCGCGGCCGCGGTACGGAACACCCGTACCGCGGCCGCGTGCGGAGCCGGCTGGGACCCGACAGCCCGTCAGGCCCGGAGCGTCACTCCACCTTCTCGAGTTGCCAACTCTGGTTGGCGCCACCGTTGGCGGGCCACTGGATGGCCTGCGCGCCGAGGGAGAGCGAGGCGCCCTGGACGTCCGCCAGGTCGCCGTCCGAACGCGCCCGCAGGGTGTAGTGGCCCGAGTCGGCCGGAACCACCTGCCACTGCTGGCCGGTCCCGCCATTGGGCGTCCAGAGCTGGAGTTGGGTGCCCGGCAGGCTGGTGCCGCCCGGGACGTCCAACACCTTGCCGCTGGCCACCCCGGTCAGGACGTAGTAGCCGTCGCCGGTGCCGGTCAGCCGCCACTGCTGGTTGGCACCGCCGTTGGCGGCCCACTGGATGACCGGAGTGCCATCGCTGGTGCCCTGGTCCTGGGCGTCCAGCAGCTGGCCGCTGTTGGCGTTGACCAGGTGGTAGACGCCGTCCAGCGGGGCTGTGGGGTGCGCCGTGATGGTGAGGCGGCTGAACTGGGCCGGGTAGTAGCCGCCGGTGCCCAGGCCGATCTGCCCGGCGCCGTAGTCGCCGTCGTTGACGGTGGCCAGGGTGGTGCTGTCCAGTCGGGCGGTGATGGTGCTGCCCTGGAAGTCCAGCGACAGGTGGTGCCAGGTGTTCAGGCCGAGCGCCTGGACGGTGCCGGCGGCCAGCGTGGTGAAGTTCCAACTGGTGTCGCTCTTCAGGATGCTCCAGGCGCCGTCGTCGCCGACCCGCAGGCGGTAGGCGTCGAGGCCGTTGTTGTTGCGGCCCTGGGTGCCGACCCGGCCGAGCAGGTCGACGGTGCCGGACTGCTGGAGCAGCGCGTCCACGCCGACCGTGTAGTCGCTCCAGCTGGTGTCGCCCATGATGGTGTAGGGCTGGTCGGCCGACTCGTCGGTCCAGCGGATCGGGGTGGTCGGCGCCTGCTGGCGCAGGCAGTTGCCGGACCGGCCGCCGGCGCACGGGGCGGTCTGGAAGGCGCCGTTCATCGCGCTGAAGTAGCGCGCCTCCTTGCCGGTCCCGGTGCCGGCCAGGCTGTCGCGGTAGGGCAGCG
Protein-coding regions in this window:
- a CDS encoding M20/M25/M40 family metallo-hydrolase: MSANTASQLPGPQALTGDTPATPAAPAEPGGDPLPRAEALPGLPGTLTARARTLTGAVRRRLTTLAEIESPSGDAERLNQLAEELATGYRATGATVRREPGPAGDHLLLEWPGQHEDLPHLLFVGHHDTVWPAGTLADWPVQEHDGLLSGPGVLDMKAGLALLEGAFALLGDLGMRPHRPVRMVITADEEVGSPDGRRVVERQLRGAAAVLGLEPPHDDGSLKTARRGSTRVRLMVTGHEAHAGNHAEDGTSAVDELVDQLVEIRDQLGHQPGTELNTGRIRGGTRANVVAGQAEAELGLRFSTPEAQASTLDTLAHLTAHRSGALVTTEVLSSRPAWPERHEDNQLLQHVRRLAATFGQQLGGAPAGGAGDTNLAGARGLPTLDGLGAVGAGAHARDERIRLDQLAPRLALLAGLLAAPLPGLVGRRR